The following are from one region of the Cytobacillus firmus genome:
- the pdhA gene encoding pyruvate dehydrogenase (acetyl-transferring) E1 component subunit alpha, with amino-acid sequence MENHFPIRRIMDENGTTINSEYKEEVTEKLAKEFYRHMVRIRTFDRKAISLQRQGRIGTYAPYEGQEASQVGTAVALRENDWMFPTYRDHGAAMTFGHSLRNILLFWNGRNEGCVPPEGKKVFPPGIPIATQIPHAAGAAFAERKKGTANAAIAYFGDGATSEGDFHEGLNFASVFKAPVVFFNQNNQYAISVPFEKQMNTKTIAQKALAYDIPGVRIDGNDVFMVYFETLKALERARKGEGPTLIEAVTWRYGAHTTADDPSKYRDQSESNSRRQETDPILRLERWMKNEGIFDEKWQQAIEEEAAAEIDKAVAEMEDFPPADPAVIFDHVFAEPTWQIKQQKEEYLKQIGGGR; translated from the coding sequence ATGGAAAATCACTTTCCGATCAGGCGAATAATGGACGAAAATGGAACGACCATCAATTCAGAATATAAAGAAGAAGTAACTGAAAAGCTTGCAAAAGAGTTTTATAGACATATGGTTAGAATCCGTACGTTTGACCGTAAAGCTATATCACTTCAGCGGCAGGGCAGGATAGGCACATATGCTCCTTATGAAGGACAGGAGGCTTCCCAGGTCGGAACTGCTGTTGCGCTGAGGGAGAACGATTGGATGTTTCCTACCTATCGCGACCACGGAGCAGCTATGACTTTTGGCCACTCACTGCGAAACATCCTGTTGTTTTGGAACGGAAGAAATGAAGGGTGTGTGCCGCCTGAGGGAAAGAAGGTTTTCCCACCAGGCATTCCGATTGCGACACAGATCCCTCATGCAGCAGGAGCCGCATTCGCTGAAAGGAAAAAAGGCACTGCCAATGCTGCTATTGCTTATTTTGGCGATGGTGCCACCTCAGAAGGAGATTTCCATGAAGGCTTAAATTTCGCCAGCGTATTTAAAGCTCCGGTTGTCTTTTTTAATCAGAACAATCAATACGCCATTTCTGTTCCGTTTGAGAAGCAGATGAATACAAAAACGATTGCCCAGAAAGCCCTGGCATATGATATTCCGGGAGTCAGGATCGATGGGAATGATGTTTTCATGGTTTATTTTGAAACACTGAAAGCCTTAGAGCGGGCCCGTAAAGGTGAAGGGCCGACACTAATTGAAGCCGTGACATGGAGATATGGTGCACACACTACAGCAGATGATCCATCCAAATACCGCGATCAATCGGAAAGCAATAGCAGAAGACAGGAGACTGACCCTATTTTAAGGCTGGAGCGCTGGATGAAAAATGAAGGAATATTTGATGAAAAATGGCAACAGGCAATAGAAGAGGAAGCAGCAGCTGAAATAGATAAAGCTGTAGCTGAAATGGAAGATTTTCCTCCTGCAGATCCAGCGGTTATTTTTGATCATGTCTTTGCTGAGCCTACTTGGCAAATCAAGCAGCAAAAAGAAGAATATCTGAAGCAGATTGGAGGCGGCCGATAA
- a CDS encoding alpha-ketoacid dehydrogenase subunit beta has protein sequence MKTAVGAKTMTLVQAITDALDTMLNEKEEVLLLGEDIGRNGGVFRATDGLQAKYGEGRVIDTPLSEAGFVGAGIGMAVNGFLPVIEIQFLGFIYPAYEQIMTHASRLRMRTMGHFTVPMVIRAPYGAGVRAPEIHCDSTEAIFTHMPGIKVVCPSSPYDAKGLLIAAIEDPDPVLFLEPMRCYRSAREEVPEGKYTVEIGKGKKLMDGDDITVITWGAMVPEAMKAAKQMKENNVHCDVIDLRTLFPLDKDIIAESVQKTGRTVIVHEAHATGGVGNDVLAIINDTSFLYQKAPVERVTGFDAPVPYFGFEDHYLPTPARIQHAIEKVMKF, from the coding sequence ATGAAAACAGCAGTTGGAGCTAAAACCATGACATTAGTGCAAGCTATTACGGATGCTTTAGATACCATGCTAAATGAAAAGGAAGAGGTTTTGCTGCTGGGCGAGGATATCGGCAGGAACGGCGGAGTATTCCGTGCAACCGATGGCCTCCAGGCTAAGTACGGCGAAGGCCGTGTTATCGATACGCCTTTAAGTGAAGCCGGTTTTGTCGGAGCGGGGATTGGAATGGCTGTTAATGGATTTTTGCCGGTGATCGAAATTCAATTTCTCGGCTTTATCTATCCTGCATATGAACAAATCATGACTCATGCTTCAAGGCTCCGGATGCGGACAATGGGACATTTTACTGTACCGATGGTAATAAGGGCTCCATATGGAGCGGGGGTTAGGGCTCCAGAAATTCACTGTGATTCAACAGAAGCTATTTTCACACACATGCCCGGCATCAAGGTCGTCTGCCCATCCAGCCCTTATGATGCCAAAGGACTATTGATTGCTGCGATTGAAGACCCGGATCCGGTACTGTTTCTTGAGCCGATGCGCTGCTATCGTTCGGCCAGAGAGGAAGTGCCTGAAGGGAAGTATACGGTTGAAATAGGAAAAGGAAAAAAACTCATGGATGGGGACGATATTACGGTCATCACGTGGGGAGCCATGGTGCCGGAGGCTATGAAAGCGGCAAAGCAGATGAAAGAAAATAACGTACATTGTGATGTCATTGATTTAAGAACCCTATTTCCGCTGGATAAAGACATAATTGCAGAATCTGTCCAAAAGACAGGGAGAACGGTTATTGTCCATGAAGCGCATGCCACCGGCGGAGTCGGAAATGATGTGCTTGCCATCATTAATGATACATCCTTTTTATATCAGAAAGCACCTGTTGAACGGGTGACTGGATTTGACGCGCCAGTTCCATACTTTGGTTTTGAGGACCATTACCTGCCAACTCCGGCAAGGATTCAGCATGCAATAGAAAAAGTAATGAAGTTTTAG
- a CDS encoding thioesterase family protein, with the protein MKPGLQIGNQAVIRAVVTPEMFAQFEGEVIHPVYSTVTMIYHMEWASRLLITPYLDEEEEGMGGAVSARHLSPSPEGSPLVITATVSKLAGNAVYSTVTVHNGEKLAGEGEVKQVILKKSRIAELLKKD; encoded by the coding sequence ATGAAACCTGGGCTGCAGATTGGGAACCAGGCAGTTATCCGTGCAGTGGTAACCCCTGAGATGTTCGCACAATTTGAAGGAGAGGTCATTCATCCTGTCTATTCCACTGTAACCATGATCTATCACATGGAGTGGGCATCCCGACTCCTGATCACCCCCTATTTGGATGAGGAAGAAGAAGGGATGGGTGGAGCTGTTTCAGCCAGGCATTTATCTCCATCGCCTGAAGGATCCCCTCTTGTTATTACAGCTACAGTATCCAAGCTTGCAGGAAATGCAGTCTACTCAACTGTTACCGTCCATAATGGAGAAAAACTTGCTGGCGAAGGTGAAGTCAAACAGGTGATTCTGAAGAAAAGCAGGATTGCAGAGCTGTTAAAGAAAGATTAA
- a CDS encoding Leu/Phe/Val dehydrogenase, with amino-acid sequence MTDMFQKIKDHEQVVFCNDESTGLKAIIAIHSTRLGPALGGCRMYPYQSVDDALEDVLRLSKGMTYKCAASDCDFGGGKAVIIGDPLKDKTPELFRAFGQFVESLNGRFYTGTDMGTSTEDFVHALKETNCIVGVDEVYGGSGDSSVPTAQGVIYGLQATNKALSGTDDLSGKSYAIQGLGKVGYKVAERLLEEGADLFVTDISQQAIDQLLSKAKEIGAGVKVLSSNEIYEAKADFFVPCAMGGIINDDTIDLLKVKAIVGSANNQLMDMRHGQILKDKGILYAPDYIVNAGGLIQVADELYTPNKERVLRKTKAIYNSLLNIYEHAEANGITTVEASNQFCESRIEARTRRNSFFSHMKRPKWAVRT; translated from the coding sequence ATGACAGATATGTTTCAAAAAATTAAAGACCATGAACAGGTGGTATTCTGCAACGATGAATCTACCGGACTAAAGGCAATCATTGCTATCCACAGCACAAGGCTGGGGCCGGCATTGGGAGGCTGCCGCATGTATCCGTACCAAAGCGTTGATGATGCCCTTGAGGATGTCCTCCGATTATCAAAAGGCATGACCTATAAATGTGCTGCTAGTGATTGTGACTTCGGAGGCGGGAAGGCTGTCATTATCGGGGATCCATTAAAAGATAAAACGCCTGAGCTGTTCCGGGCTTTTGGCCAATTTGTTGAATCACTGAACGGACGCTTCTATACAGGAACAGACATGGGTACTTCTACAGAGGATTTCGTTCATGCTCTAAAGGAAACGAATTGCATTGTGGGGGTTGATGAGGTTTATGGGGGAAGCGGAGATTCTTCCGTCCCAACGGCTCAGGGTGTAATTTACGGCCTGCAGGCAACAAATAAAGCACTGAGCGGAACAGATGACCTTTCAGGCAAAAGTTATGCGATCCAGGGACTTGGCAAGGTTGGATATAAAGTCGCAGAAAGACTGCTGGAGGAAGGTGCAGATTTATTTGTGACAGATATCAGCCAGCAGGCAATCGACCAGCTTCTCAGCAAGGCGAAAGAAATTGGGGCCGGTGTGAAGGTTTTATCCAGCAATGAGATATATGAGGCCAAGGCCGACTTTTTTGTTCCTTGTGCAATGGGCGGCATCATTAATGATGACACAATCGACCTGCTTAAAGTAAAAGCAATCGTTGGCTCTGCCAATAACCAGCTAATGGATATGCGCCATGGCCAAATCCTTAAAGATAAGGGAATTTTATATGCTCCCGATTATATTGTAAATGCAGGGGGATTAATCCAGGTCGCAGATGAATTATATACACCTAATAAAGAAAGGGTACTCCGCAAAACGAAAGCTATTTATAACTCTCTTCTGAACATCTACGAACATGCTGAAGCAAATGGAATTACAACAGTTGAAGCATCCAACCAATTCTGCGAGAGCCGCATTGAAGCACGTACACGCAGAAACAGCTTTTTCTCCCATATGAAACGCCCGAAGTGGGCAGTAAGAACCTAA
- the lpdA gene encoding dihydrolipoyl dehydrogenase, whose protein sequence is MVVGELAHERDVIIIGGGPGGYHAAIRAAQLGRNVTLVEQDQLGGICLNKGCIPSKILTQSAEKFTSFQEGENWGLEGGNISLNFNKLQVYKQQKIEQLRAGIEALCQANKIEVLKGSAFFLSEDKIGIENGDQFDVFRFQNAIIATGGRPEKPVWTREISELVFDQHSISNLSEVPDKLLIYGSDYIALEIGMAYQALGSKVTLIFEDGKEDFDFDQSICRELKRILKKKKIDIIRNSEVLELQHNEGMLTVAFESKGRRESISGTHLFVSSSIRPNTDQLGLSRIGVEQCEAGFIKVDCQSRTTQKHIFAVGDVTEGPALAVKAIKQGKTAAEAIAGIKSESDFHFIPIAAHTQPPIASAGLTEQEAINMGYDIEIGVSSLSANGFSTLSGKKDGFIKVISCREKQVLLGIHMVGAGAIELISAGITALEMGARDEDLIFPNYPHPSINEGLLEAAEALKNLAVHIPPQSKKTQKVKV, encoded by the coding sequence ATGGTAGTTGGTGAACTGGCACATGAGCGTGATGTCATCATAATCGGCGGTGGACCCGGGGGCTATCATGCAGCAATCCGCGCTGCTCAGCTTGGGCGAAATGTTACATTAGTTGAACAGGATCAGCTTGGCGGGATCTGTTTAAATAAAGGCTGCATACCTTCCAAGATCCTTACACAGTCTGCTGAAAAATTCACTTCATTTCAGGAAGGGGAAAACTGGGGTCTTGAAGGAGGAAATATATCATTAAACTTTAACAAGCTTCAGGTATACAAGCAGCAGAAAATTGAGCAGCTCCGGGCAGGAATTGAAGCCCTCTGTCAAGCTAATAAAATTGAAGTTCTAAAGGGGTCAGCCTTTTTTCTGTCAGAAGATAAGATTGGCATCGAAAATGGAGACCAATTCGATGTTTTCCGATTCCAGAATGCCATAATTGCGACCGGCGGAAGACCTGAGAAACCTGTTTGGACCAGAGAAATAAGTGAATTGGTATTTGATCAGCATTCCATTTCAAACTTGAGTGAAGTACCCGATAAACTATTAATCTATGGCAGTGATTATATTGCCCTCGAAATAGGTATGGCTTATCAGGCTTTGGGATCTAAAGTGACTCTGATCTTTGAAGATGGGAAAGAGGATTTTGATTTTGATCAGTCCATTTGCCGGGAACTGAAGAGGATTTTAAAAAAGAAAAAAATAGACATTATAAGAAATTCGGAAGTATTGGAACTGCAGCATAATGAAGGAATGTTAACCGTAGCTTTTGAGAGTAAAGGAAGAAGAGAAAGCATTTCAGGCACACATCTATTTGTTTCTTCTTCCATAAGACCAAACACTGACCAGCTGGGGCTTTCCCGCATAGGGGTGGAGCAATGCGAAGCGGGGTTCATAAAGGTTGACTGTCAAAGCCGGACAACACAGAAACATATTTTCGCAGTCGGTGATGTAACAGAAGGTCCTGCTCTTGCTGTAAAAGCTATTAAACAAGGAAAAACAGCCGCTGAAGCAATTGCGGGAATTAAATCGGAGTCAGATTTCCACTTCATTCCGATTGCAGCACATACACAGCCTCCTATTGCGAGTGCCGGGTTAACGGAACAGGAAGCCATTAACATGGGCTATGACATTGAAATTGGTGTATCCTCATTATCTGCCAACGGCTTTAGCACTTTGAGCGGGAAAAAAGATGGGTTTATAAAAGTGATCAGCTGCAGGGAAAAGCAAGTTCTGCTGGGTATCCACATGGTAGGGGCCGGAGCAATAGAACTAATTTCAGCCGGAATTACTGCATTGGAAATGGGAGCAAGGGATGAAGATTTAATTTTCCCTAACTACCCGCATCCAAGTATAAATGAAGGGTTGCTTGAAGCTGCAGAAGCTTTAAAGAATTTGGCTGTTCACATACCGCCACAAAGCAAAAAAACGCAAAAAGTAAAAGTGTAA
- a CDS encoding ABC transporter ATP-binding protein, protein MLQLNQIHKVFNEGTPDEKIALDTINLTLNEGDFVTVIGSNGAGKSTLMNIISGVMLPDVGSVFIDSQNVTGMSEYNRSKLIGRVFQDPMAGTAPSMTIEENLAMAYSRNKTRTLRKGVTKKRRDYFREVLESLHLGLENRLNAKVGLLSGGERQALSLLMATFTEPSILLLDEHTAALDPARAELITNLTKEIVQKYNLTTLMVTHNMQQALDLGNRLIMMDKGQIILEVDDGQKQHLTIEQLLNEFQRIRGTKMASDRALLS, encoded by the coding sequence GTGCTGCAATTAAATCAGATTCATAAAGTCTTCAATGAAGGGACACCAGATGAAAAAATCGCACTTGATACGATCAATCTTACATTGAACGAGGGAGACTTTGTCACCGTCATCGGAAGTAATGGGGCAGGGAAATCCACTTTAATGAATATTATCTCGGGCGTCATGCTTCCTGACGTTGGGTCTGTGTTTATCGACAGTCAAAATGTCACAGGCATGTCGGAATATAACCGTTCAAAGCTGATAGGCAGGGTTTTTCAGGATCCGATGGCTGGCACTGCCCCGTCCATGACAATTGAAGAAAATCTGGCCATGGCGTATTCAAGGAATAAAACAAGAACTTTACGAAAAGGAGTGACGAAAAAGCGCAGAGACTATTTCCGTGAAGTTCTTGAGAGCCTTCATCTTGGCCTTGAAAACCGTTTAAATGCTAAGGTCGGTCTATTATCAGGAGGAGAACGGCAGGCACTTTCATTATTAATGGCAACCTTTACAGAGCCTTCCATTCTTTTACTGGATGAACATACAGCAGCTCTGGATCCGGCACGTGCAGAGCTTATTACAAATCTCACAAAAGAAATTGTTCAAAAGTACAATTTAACAACCTTAATGGTCACTCATAATATGCAGCAGGCGCTGGATTTAGGAAACAGGCTGATTATGATGGATAAAGGCCAGATTATACTTGAAGTAGATGATGGGCAGAAACAGCATCTGACAATTGAACAGCTATTGAATGAATTTCAGCGAATCCGCGGAACAAAAATGGCAAGTGATCGTGCATTGCTTTCTTAG
- a CDS encoding ABC transporter permease codes for MFTAIFGAFESGIIYAIMALGVYLSFRVLDFPDLTVDGSFVTGAAVAATMIVSGANPFFATVTALFAGFIAGCLTGIIHTFGKINALLSGILMMIALYSINLRIMGKSNVPLLNTETAITHVRDFWDKTGIDSFFNAILSMVGLGDSLPRTWGIILFMLVVTLAIKFLTDRFLKTEIGLALRATGDNKRMIRSLSANTNMMVILGLGLSNAMVAFSGALIAQQGGFADVGMGIGMIIIGLASVIIGEALFGTKTIARTTLAVIGGAIIYRIVVTMALRVEFLEPGDMKLITATIVILALIMPKIIDRTKEKKRKAKRLAGSMNISELPSGRKGEAGAAIKSDS; via the coding sequence GTGTTTACAGCGATATTCGGTGCATTCGAGTCAGGAATTATCTACGCAATAATGGCACTTGGAGTATATCTTTCGTTCAGGGTTCTTGACTTTCCGGATTTAACGGTCGATGGAAGTTTTGTGACTGGAGCGGCTGTAGCTGCAACCATGATTGTCAGCGGGGCTAATCCTTTTTTTGCTACAGTCACTGCATTATTTGCCGGTTTTATTGCCGGCTGCCTTACGGGTATTATTCATACTTTCGGAAAGATTAATGCTCTGTTATCAGGAATCCTGATGATGATTGCTCTGTATTCGATAAACCTTCGTATTATGGGTAAATCAAATGTTCCCCTCCTGAACACAGAAACAGCCATTACACATGTAAGAGATTTCTGGGATAAAACAGGAATCGATTCTTTTTTCAATGCTATTTTATCCATGGTAGGGCTGGGCGACAGCCTCCCGAGAACATGGGGCATTATTCTCTTTATGTTAGTTGTCACATTGGCTATAAAATTTTTAACCGATCGCTTTCTTAAAACTGAGATTGGTTTAGCTTTAAGGGCAACAGGTGACAACAAGAGGATGATCCGCAGTCTTTCCGCCAATACCAACATGATGGTGATTTTGGGGCTGGGCCTCTCCAATGCAATGGTCGCTTTCTCAGGAGCACTGATTGCCCAGCAGGGAGGATTCGCCGATGTTGGTATGGGTATCGGAATGATTATTATCGGACTGGCTTCAGTTATCATCGGTGAAGCTTTGTTCGGAACAAAAACAATTGCCAGAACGACTTTAGCGGTTATTGGCGGAGCAATAATTTATCGTATCGTCGTTACTATGGCGCTAAGGGTAGAGTTTCTGGAGCCGGGTGATATGAAGCTTATTACAGCAACAATCGTCATCCTTGCATTAATAATGCCGAAGATTATTGACCGCACGAAGGAGAAGAAACGGAAAGCTAAAAGACTGGCAGGAAGCATGAACATAAGTGAATTGCCATCAGGCAGAAAGGGTGAGGCTGGTGCTGCAATTAAATCAGATTCATAA
- a CDS encoding dihydrolipoamide acetyltransferase family protein, which translates to MEVKLHDIGEGMTEADINCFLVKPGDAVKADDPLVEVQTDKMTAEIPAPRAGIIKEFTVQPGDTVKVGSTILILESAGEEVAERENAVSIPGYTPSPQKQKHSFVAFKEKRVLASPFTRKIARDNDIDIEKIRGTGPAGRILDEDIYQYIASLQTKPAHDGQEQAALNENIKRFPAEKEIIPFRGRRKQIAMKMAQSLFTIPHCTHFEEIDVTELIAFRKQLKLLNQNISATAFFLKALSICLKEFPVFNAVLHEEKEEIHLAGEHHIGIAVDTDEGLIVPVIKHVENSTIREIHAEMKQLTEKAMENKLSVKEISGGTFTISNVGPLGGSFGATPIIQHPQTALVSFHKTKKMPVVTDDDQIVIRSMMNISMSFDHRVADGATAVRFTNRFAELIKNPKMLVLEMV; encoded by the coding sequence GTGGAGGTGAAACTGCACGATATTGGTGAAGGAATGACGGAAGCAGATATTAATTGCTTTTTAGTTAAGCCGGGGGATGCAGTCAAAGCTGACGATCCGCTTGTTGAAGTACAGACAGATAAAATGACTGCTGAAATACCTGCCCCGAGAGCAGGCATTATTAAAGAATTTACAGTGCAGCCTGGCGATACGGTTAAAGTGGGTTCGACCATTCTAATTTTAGAATCGGCTGGTGAGGAAGTGGCTGAAAGAGAGAATGCCGTTTCTATTCCTGGTTACACACCTTCGCCGCAGAAGCAAAAGCATTCTTTTGTGGCATTCAAAGAAAAACGGGTTCTTGCCTCTCCTTTCACAAGAAAAATAGCGCGCGATAATGACATTGATATTGAGAAAATCAGGGGAACAGGTCCTGCTGGCCGTATCTTGGATGAAGACATCTATCAGTACATAGCTTCCCTTCAGACAAAGCCGGCCCATGATGGACAGGAACAAGCAGCTTTGAATGAAAATATAAAAAGGTTTCCTGCTGAGAAAGAAATCATTCCGTTTAGGGGCAGACGAAAGCAGATTGCCATGAAAATGGCTCAATCACTCTTTACCATTCCCCATTGTACCCATTTTGAAGAGATTGATGTGACCGAGCTGATTGCTTTCAGAAAACAGCTTAAGCTTCTAAACCAAAATATATCTGCTACAGCCTTTTTCCTGAAGGCTTTATCAATTTGCCTGAAAGAATTTCCTGTGTTCAATGCAGTGCTGCATGAAGAAAAGGAAGAAATCCATTTGGCAGGTGAACATCATATCGGTATCGCGGTGGATACGGATGAAGGGTTAATCGTTCCGGTCATTAAGCATGTTGAAAATAGTACAATCAGAGAAATTCATGCAGAAATGAAACAGCTTACGGAAAAAGCTATGGAAAATAAGCTTTCTGTTAAAGAAATATCTGGCGGGACATTCACAATCAGCAATGTGGGACCTCTAGGTGGAAGCTTTGGAGCGACTCCAATTATCCAGCATCCGCAAACCGCTTTGGTATCTTTCCATAAAACAAAAAAGATGCCAGTTGTGACCGATGATGACCAAATTGTCATTCGGTCAATGATGAATATATCAATGTCTTTTGATCATAGAGTTGCAGACGGGGCTACAGCTGTACGCTTTACAAACCGTTTTGCCGAATTGATTAAAAATCCGAAAATGCTTGTTCTGGAGATGGTATAA
- a CDS encoding NAD(P)H-dependent flavin oxidoreductase: MNRLTNILNIKYPIIQGGMGNISNAILTAAVSEAGGLGTIGAGTMPPEEVEKIIVETKSLTDKPFAVNIALSVSPYVKEILSLIIKHKIPAVSLSAGNPAPFIPKMHENGVKVITVAASVRQALKAEAAGADIIAAEGYEAAGINSALETTTLVLIPQIIGQVSVPVVAAGGIGDGKGLAAMLALGASGVQMGTRFIATKEAPFHPEYKKKIIEASDHETLIVGRSVGRIRRVLSTGYANKLLDYEKQGISLDEFNKLTSEDYHKVGAISGNGEEGFMNSGQIAGLICDLPSVKELLEKMIEDADLQLQKAMKLLN, encoded by the coding sequence TTGAATAGATTAACCAACATTTTAAATATTAAATATCCAATCATTCAGGGCGGCATGGGGAATATCAGCAACGCCATTTTGACAGCCGCCGTCTCTGAAGCCGGCGGGCTTGGCACGATCGGAGCAGGAACAATGCCTCCGGAGGAAGTTGAGAAGATAATAGTAGAAACTAAGAGTTTAACAGATAAGCCATTTGCCGTTAACATTGCCTTAAGTGTTTCCCCGTATGTTAAGGAAATCTTATCCCTTATCATTAAACATAAGATTCCTGCAGTATCCCTTTCGGCTGGAAATCCTGCCCCTTTTATACCTAAGATGCATGAAAATGGAGTGAAGGTCATTACAGTGGCCGCTTCTGTAAGACAGGCGCTGAAAGCAGAGGCAGCAGGAGCTGATATCATTGCGGCGGAAGGGTATGAGGCAGCTGGAATCAATAGTGCTCTTGAAACCACTACACTCGTATTGATCCCTCAAATAATAGGCCAGGTCTCAGTTCCTGTCGTGGCAGCTGGAGGAATCGGTGATGGCAAGGGGCTTGCCGCCATGCTTGCTCTGGGGGCGAGCGGTGTACAAATGGGCACCAGATTCATAGCAACCAAAGAGGCGCCATTTCATCCGGAGTATAAAAAGAAAATCATTGAAGCATCTGATCATGAAACCCTTATTGTGGGGCGTTCAGTTGGCAGGATACGAAGAGTGCTTTCCACCGGTTATGCCAATAAATTGCTGGATTACGAAAAACAAGGGATCTCTCTTGATGAGTTTAATAAACTAACTTCTGAAGATTATCATAAAGTTGGAGCAATAAGTGGGAACGGCGAGGAAGGTTTTATGAACAGCGGGCAAATAGCCGGCCTGATTTGTGATCTCCCGAGCGTAAAGGAACTTCTGGAAAAAATGATAGAGGATGCGGATCTTCAGCTTCAAAAGGCTATGAAGCTATTAAATTAG
- the hppD gene encoding 4-hydroxyphenylpyruvate dioxygenase, which produces MQDEKLLNEQKVSDFFPVKEVDYLEIYSGNAKQSCHYFCTAFGFRPVAYSGLETGNRETVSYVLQQRKIRLVITGTLNDSSRVSNFIHKHGDGVKDIALTVDDVEKAYKAAVERGAIEIQPPAEIKDEHGTVKKAVIGTYGDTIHTLVERNDYKGVFMPGFEPYQTEVPFEDAGFIGVDHVVGNVERMEEWVNYYANVMGFKEMKHFTDKDITTEYSALMSKVMHNGGRIKFPINEPAEGKRKSQIEEYLEYYNGAGVQHLAILTEDIVSTVSTLRKNGVEFLSTPDSYYEMLSERVGKIDEEIDKLKELDILVDRDDEGYLLQIFTKPIVDRPTLFIEIIQRKGARGFGEGNFKALFESIEREQERRGNL; this is translated from the coding sequence ATGCAAGATGAAAAATTGTTAAATGAGCAAAAGGTATCCGATTTTTTTCCTGTTAAGGAAGTAGATTATTTAGAAATCTATTCAGGAAATGCAAAACAATCCTGCCATTATTTCTGCACAGCTTTCGGCTTTAGGCCAGTTGCATATTCCGGTCTGGAAACAGGGAATAGAGAAACAGTCTCTTATGTCCTTCAGCAGAGAAAGATTCGCCTGGTGATCACAGGAACGTTAAATGACAGTTCCAGAGTTTCAAATTTCATTCATAAGCATGGAGATGGAGTAAAGGATATAGCATTAACTGTTGATGATGTTGAAAAGGCATACAAAGCAGCGGTTGAAAGAGGTGCAATCGAAATACAGCCTCCAGCTGAGATAAAAGATGAACATGGCACAGTTAAAAAGGCAGTGATTGGTACATATGGAGACACCATTCATACACTTGTTGAACGGAATGATTATAAAGGGGTATTCATGCCTGGCTTTGAGCCTTATCAAACTGAAGTGCCATTTGAGGATGCAGGTTTTATCGGCGTCGACCATGTGGTTGGAAATGTAGAGAGAATGGAGGAATGGGTGAATTATTATGCAAATGTAATGGGCTTTAAGGAAATGAAGCACTTTACAGATAAAGACATTACAACAGAATATTCCGCACTAATGTCCAAGGTTATGCATAATGGCGGCAGAATTAAGTTCCCGATTAACGAGCCTGCTGAAGGGAAGCGCAAATCCCAGATTGAAGAATACCTTGAATATTACAACGGGGCAGGAGTACAGCATTTGGCCATTCTGACAGAAGATATTGTCAGCACTGTCAGCACCCTCCGTAAAAATGGGGTAGAGTTCTTAAGCACTCCTGATTCTTATTATGAAATGCTTTCTGAGCGCGTAGGGAAAATTGATGAAGAGATAGACAAATTGAAGGAATTAGATATTCTCGTTGACCGCGATGACGAAGGCTATCTGCTGCAAATTTTTACGAAACCAATCGTAGATCGTCCGACCTTATTCATTGAAATCATTCAGCGTAAAGGTGCCAGAGGGTTTGGTGAAGGCAACTTTAAAGCACTCTTTGAATCTATTGAACGTGAGCAGGAAAGACGAGGGAATTTATAA